The nucleotide sequence AAATAAATTTCCTGTTAAGAGGGTATagaattgttccttttatttgttatatttatacaaCTGGGTaattatattgattattattccAGAAGTGCATCAGGATGTCTAGTGATGGGCTGCTCTCTCTCCGGTGGAATAATCACCACTCTTCGTTCATGCTGGCATTAGCTAATTTAAGAAACAAGGTTAGTTATTCTTCAGATTCGTCTCTTTAACTGAGAAAGTACTAATAGAtggatatatttattgtaaatattataactTTTTGTGTTCATATGAATTACAAACCATTTTACTGTTTGTAAAGTAATGCCCAGTCATATTGGAAAAAGTAAGTGCCAAGTCAGTCTTTAAGCAAGGAAAGTAGTAGTAAGCCTTGGGGCAACCTTGTACCCGCAGCAAGTTCTCTTAACGTAGTTCATCAGTAGGAAATGTGCTTATTGAATGTTCCAGTAGCCCACCAGTTTCTGTCATTCAGTTCCTTTACTTCAAAtgattttacttgaaaataatatgtactttattttctgtttattttttatagctgACATTACCCCCCATGAAAACCATGCATACCTGGAAAGTTTTATTGCCTTAATATGTGATTGTATTTTGAGAtatgtataattcatattttcatgtaaaattacaTAGTTGGTGTTacgttttgtaatattttactggTGCTAGTGCTGCTTTGTGTTAACCTGGTACCTGACTGAATCACCTTGGCAATTAACAAGCAGATTGGTTTacccttcatttattttagcattCATTATAGAAGTTTTTCACTGTATCTATCTGCGTACACATGAAAAGAAGATATCACATTTGCACAATCCATTTGTGTGCATCTGTGTTCCTCAGAAGGAGTTAAGCAGTTTGAGCTTTCAGCAGATGGCATATGAGTCTCTCCATGATAGGTGATACCCATCCACAACTGAATTATAACtgctttttaaagtaatttgtatttttcctaacatacaaaccttcggtctttacattTGTCATTTCAGCCAGTAATTCAGCACTGTGTCTCCACACAGTTGAGTATTAAAGGTTTAGTTAAAGAGGTTTGtatatttgaaacaaaattttacaaaatacatgtTTGTATTAAGAGGTATATGTGCACACTGTACAATATTATGACAATATAGTATGATGTGGAAAAATATCAACATCATCAATCCTTTTATTCCCAGGAAAACTACAGTGATATCACCCTGGCATGTGATGGCAAGTTTTACAGTGTTCATAAAATCGTGCTTTCGACGTGTAGTGACTATTTCGTTGAAATATTGAGCAGAACTCCTTGTAAGCATCCAATCATTGTTCTGAAAGATATTCGGCAGCAGGATCTTGAGGCCCTGTTGAATTATATGTATCTCGGTGAAGTAAATGTTGTACAGAACGATCTTGCGTGTCTAATCAAAGCAGCAGAATGCTTAAGAATCAAAGGTTTAGCAGTACCCGATGAACCTGGACAACATGAAGAGGATTCTAATAACTCTGAGGTGAAACGTGCAAGTGAAACGAAACATAGAAAAAGGAGGCATGAGGAAAATCCATTAGGAGCAGAGGCTCATCCTCCCATTAAAAAGACTAGTTACACGTCCTCTGACGACAGCGTTAGTTCAGAAAGTGGAGAGCGTGTTGTGTATAATGATACTTCTTCGTACGAAAGTCCGAACAAGAGTACAAATGAGGGGTTTAGTGAAAGTCACAGCGGTGAACAGAATGTAAGTATGTAGTAGGATTATTCCTTcaacatttattgttttctcaTACAGTTTTTCCACACGTACATTATGCAGCCAGTATGGCATTGGGTGGGCCGTTAGAAATTGAATTAACTGCTGGTGAAGTCCCACATTGAGTTTCTAAGTTAATTCAACAGATAATTCAAAGATACAGTATTGAGgcatccttttttgtatttttaagtgaTCAGTCATTTGTTTGAACTGTGTAACAATTTGTTGtctcacataatttttttttattgactgttCAACTAGTGACCCACCAGTGTAACAACTGTACTTGTTCCAATTATTTTGACTATTCTGgaatttttcattctattttctgttttactaaGTGTTCTGTTGGTGTTCAGATGAAAACATCaggatttttcaaacattttcataaatacagtaaatCTGTCGTCTTAGTGTTAGGTTCATCAATTTCTTTGGATGACCATTGAATATATGAACTTGAAAGCAAATCGGAAAATGAAACAAGGTTTGAGAGGATGGACGTTTTACCACTACTAAAAGTTCAAGACCTTTGCCAATTCTTAATCAGTCTgcccatttattttcataattatgaacTCTTTTAAGGTAATTTATTAAGTACTTATCCAAAATTTTGACTCATTTTGTGCAGTGTTCAGCGGTATGAattgtcatatactgtatataagagcCAGAGACAATGTAGTGGTTAATTACATGCTAATTACTGTAGACCTGAAAATTTTTGTGCTTTACACTGATCAAGTCCTACATGATATTATATGAACATTAGTTTTACACTATCTTAGTACATTGGTGCATGCAGTGTAAAGATGTATGTAACTCATTTGAGATGTTTTTTCTCCAGCCCCCGGCAACAGACTTTGTAATAAAAGAGGAAACGGACGTAAAGTACGAAGATGAAGACGGCATTCAGCTGACAGATACGGATACAAACGATAATATAGAAAATTCTGCAATCGAATCAAGATGCACGCCGCAGAGGACCAAAACGTCAAGTGAATCAGGAGAGTTACAGTTCGAAAGTTCTCTCGGAAGCGAAGTGACTCCTGACGTTCTTAATCCCAATATTCCACAACAGTATCCGCTGCAGCCGCAGACCTTTGAAGATATTGTGTCTCAAGCCATACCAGGTCCAAGTTTACAGAGTGTAAGTATGTTTTGGTAGTGTACTTCAATTTATGCCGTCTGGGAACAGCCTTTTGATCTGAgctttaaaaaattgtaatgtatgatttttttttttttacattccatcACAAGATGTTGAAGCGTTAATTGTGATCGCTCTCTCGAGGTTTAAAAGCTTTGAATTGAACACTTCTCTTGTGAGTGATTAAGTTTCTTTGATACGAACAACAATTAGGTATGGTAAACAGTTGTACAATTAACAGAAACTGAAGAAGAGACGTTGAATATAGGATTTCCAAGACTGAACTCCACAATTGACAATTCTTTTGAGCCCTTTCTCACCAAATTTCATTTCTTCTCAGTGATTATCAGATATTTATAGATAACATGGAATCCAGACAGGTTACTCAAACTGATCCTAAGAAAGCAATTTCCTGAGCACTTTCTCTTAAACTCAATGAATGTCATTGCTTCACATAGATCCTCCTTCTGCATAAGAGTGGGGCCCCGTTTGTGGAAGTGTAGGTCCTAACCGACATGgtattcatctgaaagaagtaacggaaggtaaaaggaaatacagaaagaagagatcagttactaaaattttaaaaaataaattaatagttgAAGGCATAGGTGAAATACTGATAGATGAATTATGGAGCAGAATTGTTTTAAGATTTCTCAGTAAAGATTTAGAGAGTTTATTCATAAAGTTGTTTTTTGGATTGTTTTGTCTGTGATTGTCATTTAGATTTTTCCTAATTTATTATGTCATTCCCCACTTaaagtctaccattatattttagGATGGGGGACATAGTTGGGATAGTGACCACGGTAAGAGAGACTCGGCTGCATTCCACTTACAAGGATTTCCAGAAAAGAAATCTCTCCTGCCAAACCACCACAGTACACAGTCAATGGTAagtgttgtttattttcagtttcactttcatttgAATAGAAACCTCTCGGTTTTAGATTTCGTTCTGCTTTGTCATTATTACCTGGTTGCTGAATCTTCTCTTAGTGAGTGACagaacttatgaaaataaaataactctttGTTCACATgaacaaaaattacattatttacgGAACCTGTCTTTTGTGGCCTAAGATGCCTGAGGCAAAACTCTGGATCCTAATTACAAACAAAATGTAGAGGGAGGTAGAGACCAATTAATGTCCCCAAGGCCATGGGGAGCACACATCTCATTTGCTGTAACTAATTACATCCTCTCCTGGTAGACTTGTGTATGGATCCTTTTGTACAGTTATTCCATGAGTAGGTTTTTAACCAACTTAATGTAGTAATTCCATGTACTGGGAATTAATTATATGTGCAAGTTTTTTTATCAAGAAGTGATATCTGTTTTTCGTGCTTTGGAAGTCTGAAAGTGCATTGTcccatttaattttgttaaacttGAACACTTGcgcagttgttctgtgcattcatgcaattaataacaggacctcatgtaaacaggatggtatctaatggagattttactaaaaaaagttaaaagcttttTAGGACTATCTGTCCTCTGGTAGCTACCAGTCAACGAGGACTCACAGTCCCTGAAAGCGTGtaactattttaataaaatctctgttagataccaCCCTCTTTAAATGAGCTtgtgttattaattctattttgtaTATAAGATACATCTTTAAGGTGGgcatacagtaaataatatttcatttgtctAACTTTTGTTTCACTATCAACTAATGCTGTAAGATTTATTCGTTGGTAAACATTCATCATAGGATTTCTTAGCACTGTTGTGACCATATGACGAACAAGAGCTCTtattttacttgtcttaatgCATAGGAGGGACATTTAACTGAGTACTGGTCACatattttaaataagtaacttGGAGATTAATCAGA is from Macrobrachium rosenbergii isolate ZJJX-2024 chromosome 10, ASM4041242v1, whole genome shotgun sequence and encodes:
- the LOC136842923 gene encoding zinc finger and BTB domain-containing protein 7C-like isoform X3 — translated: MSSDGLLSLRWNNHHSSFMLALANLRNKENYSDITLACDGKFYSVHKIVLSTCSDYFVEILSRTPCKHPIIVLKDIRQQDLEALLNYMYLGEVNVVQNDLACLIKAAECLRIKGLAVPDEPGQHEEDSNNSEVKRASETKHRKRRHEENPLGAEAHPPIKKTSYTSSDDSVSSESGERVVYNDTSSYESPNKSTNEGFSESHSGEQNPPATDFVIKEETDVKYEDEDGIQLTDTDTNDNIENSAIESRCTPQRTKTSSESGELQFESSLGSEVTPDVLNPNIPQQYPLQPQTFEDIVSQAIPGPSLQSDGGHSWDSDHGKRDSAAFHLQGFPEKKSLLPNHHSTQSMNLQDRVRIHPCPYCNKEFDFASSLERHIRIHTGEKPFACTLCPYRTTQRCNLDRHSMTHATKAVVFGGDQQQQQQQQQHHQTSSLPSLPNYPKSN
- the LOC136842923 gene encoding zinc finger and BTB domain-containing protein 14-like isoform X2 — encoded protein: MSSDGLLSLRWNNHHSSFMLALANLRNKENYSDITLACDGKFYSVHKIVLSTCSDYFVEILSRTPCKHPIIVLKDIRQQDLEALLNYMYLGEVNVVQNDLACLIKAAECLRIKGLAVPDEPGQHEEDSNNSEVKRASETKHRKRRHEENPLGAEAHPPIKKTSYTSSDDSVSSESGERVVYNDTSSYESPNKSTNEGFSESHSGEQNPPATDFVIKEETDVKYEDEDGIQLTDTDTNDNIENSAIESRCTPQRTKTSSESGELQFESSLGSEVTPDVLNPNIPQQYPLQPQTFEDIVSQAIPGPSLQSDGGHSWDSDHGKRDSAAFHLQGFPEKKSLLPNHHSTQSMGCLEETYQNMRGNIFRESSSAYWYAIEKQVVNDSRMDTDNSRHAREWRCMFPECGYVTDRESWLKQHFRKHTGERPFVCPYCSFRSAQRGNLNVHIKRVHLIDPASNVDDSSGRNSEKSNTVFPEVL
- the LOC136842923 gene encoding protein abrupt-like isoform X1 — protein: MSSDGLLSLRWNNHHSSFMLALANLRNKENYSDITLACDGKFYSVHKIVLSTCSDYFVEILSRTPCKHPIIVLKDIRQQDLEALLNYMYLGEVNVVQNDLACLIKAAECLRIKGLAVPDEPGQHEEDSNNSEVKRASETKHRKRRHEENPLGAEAHPPIKKTSYTSSDDSVSSESGERVVYNDTSSYESPNKSTNEGFSESHSGEQNPPATDFVIKEETDVKYEDEDGIQLTDTDTNDNIENSAIESRCTPQRTKTSSESGELQFESSLGSEVTPDVLNPNIPQQYPLQPQTFEDIVSQAIPGPSLQSDGGHSWDSDHGKRDSAAFHLQGFPEKKSLLPNHHSTQSMGQARSGLGQQVVCGQPSHPAKGPREPPDLYTYQRSYTEGSSQIAADDSRQLTGDQLNDSLEKRCCQVCGYKGQDVSQLRKHLRIHTGEKPFQCPKCDYCSAQSSNLKAHIKRHHFDLYYQEVPQGDCQYYQLQDTVLLE